A region of Vanessa cardui chromosome 1, ilVanCard2.1, whole genome shotgun sequence DNA encodes the following proteins:
- the LOC124531274 gene encoding scm-like with four MBT domains protein 2 codes for MEFDWNNYLEDTKSIAVPEELFSHVEASLNNGIKQGMLLEVCHKNNPDVYWIADITMVCGHLLRIKFIGAETDFWCDISTTKVHPLGWCGKYDELVEPPDEINDRCGDTIIEIMKKALLVGKSVSIEALNNKGLSPIDRIKVGMKVEIQNVIDPYRYWIATVRENVGGRLLLRYDGADEELQQFWIFFCNPRLSSFGFVTNKGSPWQFKYPGKVNKFSCKNKLSAQLRQSAEESIKEPTPADLFQPNPTLEAHSFATGMKLEALSPLDMNTFCPATVTKIFNNLQFLVVLDDHIDDYEDTKMAWMCDNMHPYIYPIGWAQRNKLELKAPKTWTEGPFDWEEYLSMTASVPAPDYCFGNKDLLKGIDVNMKLEAANPLNHEEIHVATVESIVEHMLYVELLPIGEKYWFSQDSDLLFPVGWCDSNNYELHIPDTNPKEPPKPIEEPKTIKEDLKSTEEWCDRIFFNYKCYAGPSISRNKLSQLPKAVGPGPLLLVLKEVLNKIISASYKPAKLLKDWETEGPPEEGMRLEMLRAKLKTRPYHAYVPIVTSSDQVESFCRDVCVKLQACPSLFGPVEYPEQCPNMCQQVEKSTFHNGTERRGRPKGSVNGRRKKKKVAPEKREKEQPPQEVESNRDGESVESEHSAGSTPPSESGTRPNSPDSVSDYKRSTRRKREIKSNYPKMEMKTRGAKLPNFALQMKEAHWNKKDVETIYSNSCVSKKQNNADSDTENETNESSCNSRDAKNISDVSDSEEPELKKLKFNTDDPLPSDNKMFEKHTAMTWIKGKGKLARNPLDWSVDDVYDYLSSTDDCKLIADKMKQEEIDGQAFIMLDLPIITHFLHMKKEFAMQLCKHITMVRWYYIVNFEENGEA; via the exons gtCGAAGCGAGTCTCAACAATGGCATCAAACAAGGCATGCTTCTGGAagtttgtcataaaaataatccgGACGTATACTGGATAGCCGATATCACGATGGTCTGTGGCCATCTCCTCAGAATTAAGTTTATAGGCGCCGAAACAGACTTCTGGTGTGATATCTCCACCACAAAAGTTCACCCATTAGGCTGGTGTGGAAAATATGACGAGTTAGTCGAGCCTCCAGATGAGATAAACGATAGATGTGGAGACACGATCATAGAAATAATGAAGAAAGCTCTTTTGGTCGGTAAATCGGTATCAATTGAGGCACTTAATAATAAAGGATTGTCCCCAATTGATAGAATTAAAGTGGGGATGAAAGTCGAAATTCAGAATGTTATTGATCCTTATAGATATTGGATAGCGACA GTTCGCGAAAATGTCGGCGGGCGTCTTTTATTACGTTACGACGGCGCTGACGAGGAGTTACAACAATTTTGGATATTTTTCTGCAACCCTCGACTAAGTAGTTTTGGTTTTGTCACAAACAAG GGTTCTCCGTGGCAGTTTAAATATCCGGGAAAAGTCAATAAATTCTCGTGTAAAAATAAACTCAGTGCTCAGTTGAGACAAAGCGCCGAAGAATCTATCAAGGAACCGACACCGGCTGACTTGTTTCAG CCAAATCCAACTTTAGAAGCACACAGCTTCGCCACGGGTATGAAGTTAGAAGCTCTAAGTCCACTTGACATGAACACATTCTGTCCAGCAACTGTTACCAAAATCTTCAACAACCTACAATTTCTTGTCGTACTCGACGACCATATCGATGATTACGAAGACACCAAAATGGCATGGATGTGTGACAATATGCATCCCTACATATACCCCATAGGCTGGGCGCAGAGAAACAAACTCGAGCTGAAAGCGCCCAAAACATGGACAGAAGGGCCTTTTGATTGGGAAGAATATCTATCGATGACTGCGTCTGTCCCTGCACCAGATTACTGTTTTGGCAATAAGGATCTCTTGAAAGGTATCGATGTCAATATGAAATTGGAAGCTGCAAACCCTCTTAACCACGAAGAAATACATGTGGCGACAGTGGAGTCCATTGTAGAGCATATGTTATATGTCGAACTCCTGCCAATCGGAGAAAAATATTGGTTCTCTCAGGACAGTGATCTCCTCTTCCCCGTGGGATGGTGTGACAGCAACAATTATGAGCTCCACATACCCGACACGAATCCGAAAGAGCCACCAAAGCCGATAGAGGAACCGAAAACGATTAAGGAAGATTTGAAATCGACTGAAGAATGGTGCGATCGAATATTCTTTAACTATAAATGTTATGCGGGGCCATCGATAAGTCGGAACAAGTTGTCCCAGCTACCGAAGGCCGTCGGGCCCGGACCGTTGCTGCTTGTGTTAAAGGAAGTGCTGAATAAGATAATATCGGCTTCTTACAAACCTGCGAAGTTGCTCAAAGATTGGGAAACTGAAGGGCCGCCGGAAGAGGGCATGAGACTTGAAATGTTGAGAGCCAA actAAAAACCAGACCCTACCACGCCTACGTCCCGATAGTGACGTCATCGGATCAGGTGGAGTCGTTTTGTCGAGACGTATGCGTAAAGCTTCAAGCCTGCCCAAGCCTTTTCGGTCCCGTCGAATACCCAGAGCAGTGCCCAAATATGTGCCAGCAAGTTGAAAAATCTACATTCC ataatggGACGGAACGTCGCGGTAGACCAAAAGGCAGTGTGAACGGTAGAAGGAAAAAGAAAAAGGTAGCTCCGGAAAAAAGAGAGAAAGAGCAACCTCCACAAGAAGTTGAGAGCAATAGAGATGGAGAATCTGTTGAGAGTGAACACAGTGCAGGGTCCACACCGCCTTCCGAATCCGGAACCAGGCCAAACTCACCTGACAGTGTGTCAGATTATAAGAGAAGCACTAGAAGAAAACGCGAAATTAAAAGCAATTACCCGAAAATGGAAATGAAAACACGAGGTGCAAAGTTACCGAATTTCGCGTTACAAATGAAAGAGGCGCATTGGAACAAGAAGGACGTCGAAACTATTTACAGTAATTCTTGCGTATCGAAGAAACAAAACAACGCGGACAGCGACACAGAAAATGAGACCAATGAAAGCAGTTGCAATTCGAgggatgccaaaaatatttCGGATGTTTCGGATTCGGAGGAGCCAGAACTAAAGAAACTAAAATTTAATACCGATGATCCTCTTCCGTCGGATaacaaaatgtttgaaaaacacACGGCCATGACTTGGATTAAAGGGAAGGGAAAATTAGCTCGGAATCCGCTGGATTGGTCCGTTGACGATGTATATGATTACTTAAGTAGTACTGATGACTGCAAACTGATTGCTGACAAGATGAAGCAAGAAGAAATAGACGGTCAGGCCTTTATAATGCTTGATCTACCAATTATAACACACTTTTTGCATATGAAGAAAGAATTTGCAATGCAACTCTGCAAGCACATAACTATGGTTAGGTGGTATTACATTGTTAATTTCGAAGAGAATGGTGAAGCGTGA
- the LOC124531283 gene encoding uncharacterized protein LOC124531283 — protein sequence MDQESANVRRLNSCIVKISPTITNLREEYKSQHSNIETRQYYKKYNAGDDSVKDEGNYNNRSISKDNAGQGDKRDSITNFDLDEIEMKILNKMSQELQTDDNSVSSLDSNIKLFKTTVNQILENFYINVKEFELYKKKFHEILEKNKGDIVTEMEDLIKDMIQHVGSSESSVNNSKLNETKECNKDIPTHSNCKVNIDVNKNNVSKSLNSTTEAFKNESYLTDSTFEQNSSKLNTSENKEKFLNISLLSGTRCVEIKMNDRSIFSEINIRDQDLDCIKEPLASAENLKKLKDKKHELDKYFKEQELHLKDREIPVKSSNAKKNIHLDEDFLDNDKDECNKFFIFRICNYLCRKLRKNAFA from the coding sequence ACCAAGAATCAGCTAATGTCAGAAGACTTAACAGTTGTATTGTGAAAATTTCTCCTACAATAACTAATTTACGAGAAGAATATAAATCTCAGCACTCAAATATCGAAACCCgacagtattataaaaaatataatgctgGCGATGATTCCGTAAAGGATGAGGGTAATTACAATAATCGTTCAATCAGTAAAGATAATGCAGGGCAAGGAGACAAGAGGGATTCTATTACTAACTTTGATCTTGATGAAATAGAAATGAAAATACTCAATAAGATGTCTCAAGAACTTCAAACGGACGACAATTCTGTTAGTAGTCTAGATtctaatataaaactatttaaaacaacTGTCAAccaaattttagaaaatttttaCATCAATGTGAAAGAGTTTGAACTTTATAAGAAAAAGTTCCATGAAATATTAGAAAAGAATAAAGGAGATATAGTTACAGAAATggaagatttaattaaagatatgaTACAACATGTTGGATCATCAGAGTCGTCCGTTAATAATAGTAAACTCAATGAAACAAAAGAATGTAATAAAGATATCCCTACACATAGTAActgtaaagtaaatattgatgttaataaaaacaatgtatcaAAGAGCCTAAACTCAACTACGGAAGCTTTTAAAAACGAAAGTTATTTGACAGACTCAACTTTTGAGCAAAACAGTTCGAAATTGAATACCAGTGAAAATAAAGAGaagtttttaaacatttctCTTCTAAGTGGCACTCGATGTgtcgaaattaaaatgaatgatcGAAGTATATTTtccgaaataaatataagagatCAGGACTTGGACTGTATAAAAGAACCGCTGGCATCAGcagaaaatttgaaaaaattaaaagacaaaaaacaCGAATTAGATAAGTATTTTAAAGAACAGGAACTACATTTGAAGGATAGAGAAATACCAGTAAAAAGTTCAAAtgcaaagaaaaatatacatcTAGATGAGGATTTCCTCGATAATGATAAAGATGAATGCAACAAGTTTTTCATATTTAGAATTTGTAACTATTTATGTCGCAAACTTCGTAAAAATGCATTTGCCTAA